One stretch of Shewanella sp. Arc9-LZ DNA includes these proteins:
- a CDS encoding excalibur calcium-binding domain-containing protein, translating to MERGILIRWNNEKGFGFIKPETGNTQDVFIHISTLKHMARKPIVGDEILFHRENQPDGKVKAVKASIEGVAVMSNTTRPASHTGQHHRNSPSHHDENYRSSPVLGRVIMLIILLGIGIFGYKQYQKMTATPVLTNENIEQMEWTPTVSKPSSINLQPQFRCEAGKTHCSQMRSCAEATFYIRNCPGTQMDGNNDGVPCERQFCN from the coding sequence ATGGAAAGAGGCATCTTAATTCGCTGGAACAATGAAAAAGGTTTTGGTTTTATCAAACCAGAAACCGGCAACACTCAAGATGTGTTTATTCATATTTCAACCCTAAAGCACATGGCCAGAAAGCCCATTGTTGGCGATGAGATACTATTTCATCGCGAGAACCAACCCGATGGCAAAGTCAAAGCCGTAAAAGCCAGTATTGAAGGCGTGGCTGTTATGTCTAACACAACCCGTCCAGCTTCTCACACTGGTCAACATCATCGAAACAGCCCATCTCATCATGACGAAAACTACCGTTCAAGCCCCGTGCTTGGTCGCGTAATCATGCTTATTATCCTGCTTGGGATTGGTATTTTCGGTTATAAACAATATCAAAAAATGACTGCTACGCCAGTGCTGACCAATGAGAATATTGAACAGATGGAGTGGACACCAACCGTATCAAAACCAAGCTCAATCAATCTACAACCACAGTTCAGATGCGAAGCCGGTAAAACACACTGCAGTCAAATGCGCTCATGTGCAGAAGCAACCTTTTATATCCGTAACTGCCCAGGTACACAAATGGACGGAAATAACGATGGAGTTCCATGTGAAAGGCAGTTCTGTAATTAA
- a CDS encoding AraC family transcriptional regulator, whose translation MTFRSITSVQIIVSYGIELGIEQDKLLQGSGLTGGQLTDHEQLVEGKQELQVLNNLMLNTSCPFKVGMELGCRYHLTSYGIMGYALLASSTARKAIELGLRYLDLTYVFSQITLTELKDDLSLRFSCDIPGELGELVLVRDMLGAAMIQREVFESNDLPIQLQFTSPQPAGLSLEDIKQKLGAEIQFNASYNGFTGLAPLLDLPLLKANEATARLCEAQCNQLLQQKQNWKPVAKLVKDTLVHLGLTASMEDIAQHLARTTRTLHRQLTLEQTSWRQVRDDVRFGIAEALLLTPMQLDEIAERLGFSDGANFSHSFKRCKNMTPSQYRKQAKK comes from the coding sequence ATGACATTTCGCAGTATTACCAGTGTGCAAATTATTGTGTCCTATGGCATTGAGCTGGGCATTGAGCAAGATAAACTGCTGCAAGGGTCTGGTTTGACGGGGGGCCAATTAACCGACCACGAGCAACTGGTTGAAGGAAAACAAGAATTACAGGTGTTAAATAACCTAATGCTCAATACTTCATGCCCATTCAAGGTTGGAATGGAGTTAGGTTGCCGTTATCACCTGACCAGTTATGGCATCATGGGTTATGCTCTATTGGCGAGCAGCACTGCGAGAAAGGCGATTGAATTAGGCTTACGTTATCTAGATTTAACCTATGTTTTTTCACAAATAACATTAACTGAGCTTAAAGACGATTTATCTCTAAGGTTCTCATGTGACATTCCTGGAGAGTTAGGCGAGCTGGTGTTAGTTAGAGACATGTTGGGCGCTGCGATGATCCAACGAGAAGTATTTGAAAGTAACGACTTGCCGATACAACTGCAGTTTACGTCGCCTCAGCCCGCAGGCTTGTCACTCGAGGATATAAAGCAAAAACTGGGTGCTGAGATCCAATTCAATGCTAGTTATAACGGTTTTACTGGATTAGCACCGCTATTAGATCTGCCATTATTAAAAGCCAATGAAGCCACCGCCAGACTATGTGAGGCGCAATGCAACCAGCTACTGCAACAAAAGCAAAACTGGAAACCTGTTGCTAAGTTGGTAAAAGACACCTTAGTACACTTAGGCTTAACAGCATCAATGGAAGATATCGCTCAGCATTTAGCTCGAACGACTCGCACTTTGCATCGTCAACTCACACTAGAACAAACCAGTTGGCGCCAGGTGCGTGACGATGTTCGTTTTGGCATAGCCGAAGCGCTATTATTAACGCCGATGCAACTTGATGAAATAGCCGAACGCCTTGGTTTTAGTGATGGGGCTAATTTTAGTCACAGCTTTAAACGCTGCAAAAATATGACCCCAAGCCAGTATCGAAAGCAGGCGAAAAAATAG
- a CDS encoding NAD(P)/FAD-dependent oxidoreductase — protein MTQVKRNPTVVIIGAGMTGILMDIKLRQAGITDIVVLEKKDCVGGTWRENTYPGAACDVPAHMYTYSFEPNPNWSRFFAHGPEIKQYFENVADKYDVKRDIRFNEAVTDAQYANGKWTVKTSQQQTYIADFIVCATGILHHPQFPDIPGLKDFKGTTFHTAQWNHDVDISASTRVGVIGTGSTAAQAIPELITTGAKVSVFQRTPQWLMHLPDFTFSKTNRKLMARFPIITKIHRNMGKFFLEHFFTKAVTGHFIQKHALNFLCKANLRLSIKDQTLREKLRPHYQVGCKRVIINTTFYKGIQKPNAELITEGIERITETGIITKDGKHHDLDVLVLSTGFNAFSFMRPMNLIGRNNLHIDKAWAHKIKAYRSMLLSDYPNFFLMLGPNTPIGNFSVIAMSEVQTNYVIKLIDKWREHEFDEFEAKQQAIDDFNAYVKEGLKGTSWVGGCQSWYLDADGDPILWPYTWQRWVDEMKQPQMEHLNTRSF, from the coding sequence ATGACCCAAGTTAAACGAAATCCTACTGTGGTGATCATTGGTGCAGGTATGACGGGCATCTTAATGGACATTAAACTGCGCCAAGCTGGCATCACCGATATTGTAGTACTGGAGAAAAAAGACTGCGTGGGCGGAACGTGGCGAGAAAATACCTACCCTGGAGCTGCCTGCGATGTCCCCGCTCACATGTATACCTATTCATTTGAACCTAATCCAAATTGGAGCCGTTTTTTTGCCCATGGACCAGAGATTAAACAATACTTTGAAAACGTGGCAGATAAATATGATGTTAAACGAGACATACGCTTTAACGAAGCCGTTACCGATGCACAATATGCCAATGGCAAATGGACGGTAAAAACCAGCCAACAGCAAACCTATATTGCCGATTTTATTGTGTGCGCCACCGGCATTTTGCATCATCCACAATTTCCAGACATTCCCGGATTAAAAGATTTTAAAGGCACAACATTCCATACTGCCCAATGGAATCATGACGTCGACATATCCGCCTCAACCCGGGTTGGAGTTATCGGTACTGGGTCAACGGCCGCACAGGCCATACCCGAACTGATTACAACCGGAGCTAAGGTGTCAGTTTTTCAGCGCACACCACAATGGCTAATGCACCTGCCCGATTTTACCTTTTCAAAAACCAACAGAAAGTTAATGGCTCGCTTTCCCATCATCACCAAAATTCATCGCAATATGGGCAAGTTTTTTCTAGAACATTTTTTTACCAAAGCAGTCACGGGACACTTTATCCAAAAGCATGCGTTAAATTTTTTGTGTAAAGCCAACTTACGATTAAGCATTAAAGACCAAACCTTACGCGAAAAGCTACGACCTCATTATCAAGTAGGCTGCAAACGGGTCATTATCAACACCACCTTTTATAAAGGCATTCAAAAACCCAATGCTGAGTTAATAACAGAAGGCATTGAGCGCATAACTGAAACAGGCATTATCACTAAAGACGGTAAACATCACGACCTCGATGTATTGGTATTATCGACCGGTTTTAATGCATTTAGTTTTATGCGCCCAATGAATCTCATTGGGCGCAACAATTTGCACATTGATAAAGCCTGGGCTCATAAAATCAAAGCCTATCGATCAATGTTACTCAGCGACTACCCTAACTTTTTTTTAATGCTCGGCCCCAACACACCTATTGGTAACTTCTCCGTTATCGCCATGAGCGAGGTTCAAACTAACTACGTTATTAAACTGATCGATAAATGGCGTGAGCATGAATTTGATGAGTTTGAAGCCAAGCAACAAGCCATTGACGACTTTAATGCCTACGTAAAGGAAGGGTTAAAAGGCACTAGCTGGGTTGGAGGATGCCAAAGTTGGTATTTAGATGCCGATGGCGACCCAATTTTATGGCCCTACACCTGGCAACGATGGGTTGATGAAATGAAACAGCCGCAGATGGAACACCTTAATACCCGATCATTTTAG
- a CDS encoding SDR family oxidoreductase: MMNKNTIFITGAASGIGLATAKHFHKKGYWVGMADINLAQLTQATDIWDRTRIRLFQLDVSDFSQVQHAMAKFCAEHNNCLAILVNNAGILKIGSFEEIPIEQHQRTLSVNVIGVMNLCHAAWPYLHNNGTSTIINMSSASSDYGVPELASYSASKFAVKALTEALELEWKKYGISVCDVMPPFVATNMLKAQKNSAKVMQRLGVNITAEHVVAVIDKQVKQPKTHRTVSVFYGLLHRLSNVSPTFINRLAMKWLSR; the protein is encoded by the coding sequence ATGATGAATAAAAACACTATATTTATTACCGGCGCAGCTTCCGGCATTGGCTTAGCGACGGCAAAACACTTTCACAAAAAGGGCTATTGGGTCGGTATGGCCGACATCAATTTGGCGCAATTAACACAAGCCACCGATATATGGGATAGAACTCGAATAAGGTTGTTTCAACTGGATGTCAGTGATTTTTCACAAGTACAACACGCTATGGCTAAATTTTGTGCTGAACATAATAACTGCCTGGCCATATTAGTTAATAATGCCGGCATATTGAAAATAGGCTCCTTTGAAGAAATCCCTATCGAACAACATCAGCGCACATTAAGTGTCAATGTCATTGGAGTAATGAACCTATGCCATGCTGCATGGCCATATCTACACAACAATGGCACAAGTACTATTATCAATATGTCATCAGCCAGCAGCGATTATGGTGTACCAGAATTAGCCAGCTATTCGGCCAGTAAGTTTGCCGTAAAAGCACTGACCGAGGCGCTGGAACTTGAGTGGAAAAAGTATGGCATCAGCGTATGCGATGTTATGCCGCCCTTTGTGGCAACCAATATGCTGAAGGCACAGAAAAACAGCGCCAAAGTCATGCAACGACTCGGCGTGAATATCACTGCTGAACACGTAGTCGCAGTGATAGATAAACAAGTGAAACAGCCTAAAACCCATAGAACGGTCAGTGTTTTTTATGGCCTATTACATAGATTAAGTAACGTATCACCGACATTTATCAATCGCCTAGCGATGAAGTGGCTAAGTCGATAA